A single region of the Parasphingorhabdus litoris DSM 22379 genome encodes:
- the lptE gene encoding LPS assembly lipoprotein LptE has protein sequence MMKLLSKVTVVAAASTLLASCGLQPLYSGGTNSVVATRLGAVEVEPIKGKAGWLMRNALNDQLSTFQGSEAKYRLIVELDDKIAGFGVRSNDRITRERRTLRARYQLVRLSDSAVVLDATAGSDAGIDVVSSEYATIAAEETALENLSTRVADQIVRRLSLFAREQANNSN, from the coding sequence ATGATGAAACTGCTGAGCAAAGTCACTGTGGTTGCTGCGGCTAGTACATTGCTGGCGTCTTGCGGCCTGCAACCCCTTTATTCCGGCGGCACCAATAGTGTTGTTGCAACCCGGCTCGGTGCTGTTGAGGTTGAACCGATAAAGGGCAAAGCGGGCTGGTTGATGCGCAACGCGCTGAATGATCAACTCTCGACTTTTCAGGGCAGTGAAGCGAAATATCGTCTGATCGTTGAACTGGATGACAAAATTGCCGGCTTTGGTGTGCGCAGCAACGACCGGATCACCCGCGAACGAAGAACATTGCGCGCGCGCTATCAGCTGGTTCGGCTATCTGACAGTGCGGTAGTCCTGGACGCAACCGCTGGATCAGACGCCGGTATTGACGTGGTATCTTCCGAATATGCCACCATTGCTGCGGAAGAAACTGCGCTGGAAAATCTGTCCACGCGTGTCGCCGATCAGATCGTCAGACGACTTTCCCTTTTTGCACGCGAACAGGCCAATAACAGTAACTAA
- the msrB gene encoding peptide-methionine (R)-S-oxide reductase MsrB, translating into MEKIILSAEEWREKLSPEQYHVLREAGTERAFTGKLNAEKRDGEFFCAGCGTKLFDAAKKFDSGCGWPSFTEPSEAEAVTEIEDLSHGMRRIEVRCTSCDGHLGHVFPDGPAENGLRYCMNSAALEFEPKES; encoded by the coding sequence ATGGAAAAAATCATCTTGAGTGCCGAAGAATGGCGCGAAAAACTGTCCCCAGAGCAATATCATGTGCTGCGCGAAGCAGGCACCGAACGTGCCTTTACCGGCAAGCTCAATGCCGAAAAACGCGATGGCGAGTTTTTCTGCGCCGGATGCGGCACCAAATTATTTGATGCGGCAAAAAAATTCGACAGCGGATGCGGCTGGCCCAGCTTTACCGAACCGTCAGAAGCCGAAGCCGTCACCGAAATCGAAGATCTGAGCCATGGCATGCGGCGCATAGAAGTCCGCTGCACCAGCTGTGACGGCCATTTGGGCCATGTTTTCCCAGATGGACCGGCGGAAAACGGGCTGCGCTATTGCATGAACAGCGCGGCGCTGGAATTTGAGCCCAAAGAGAGCTGA
- a CDS encoding ankyrin repeat domain-containing protein, translated as MSFLAVPQLASAQFSASYNFLKAVKDRDGTEATKFLNEPGTVIVNTRDVTTGETALHIVIARRDATWAGFLLQKGANPNLRDKQGTTPLLLATRLRFIEGARILLAKNADVNQTNNRGETALIRAVQLRDSEMTRLLLKNGADPDRPDTLAGLSARDYATRDRRAAAILREIEKADAEKKPKSEGRFFGPEG; from the coding sequence ATGAGTTTTCTTGCTGTTCCTCAGCTCGCAAGCGCACAGTTTTCTGCGAGCTATAACTTTCTGAAAGCGGTGAAAGACCGGGACGGAACGGAAGCAACCAAATTTTTGAATGAACCAGGAACGGTTATCGTCAATACGCGGGATGTTACGACCGGCGAGACCGCCCTGCACATCGTAATTGCCCGGCGCGATGCAACCTGGGCAGGGTTTTTGCTACAAAAGGGCGCCAACCCCAATCTTCGCGACAAGCAAGGTACCACGCCATTGCTTCTCGCCACGAGATTGCGGTTCATAGAAGGTGCCAGGATTTTGTTGGCCAAAAATGCCGATGTAAATCAGACAAATAACCGAGGCGAAACGGCGTTGATCCGGGCGGTGCAGTTGCGAGATTCGGAAATGACCCGGCTTTTGCTGAAAAATGGTGCTGACCCCGATCGTCCTGACACATTGGCCGGGCTGTCAGCCCGCGACTATGCCACACGAGACCGACGGGCTGCTGCAATTTTGCGTGAAATCGAAAAAGCAGATGCGGAAAAGAAACCTAAATCCGAAGGACGTTTTTTTGGACCAGAAGGTTAG
- a CDS encoding MmcB family DNA repair protein, translating to MMIETNDSPSEAATLVPATSQLEENNTPLSGAAAVARGVARLFSRHDITVLSEVSLPNRRRADLMGVDAKGQIVIVEIKVARGDLLGDNKWTEYLDFCDRFYWAVPGELDITPLERADFLPERAGLIIADAYDAEMIRPAATHALSPARRKAETMRLARRSMQRLSIVNGWIDPEMREFY from the coding sequence ATGATGATAGAAACCAATGATTCGCCCTCTGAAGCCGCTACACTGGTTCCCGCTACCAGCCAGCTAGAAGAAAATAATACGCCACTTTCCGGGGCCGCCGCTGTGGCTCGCGGTGTTGCGAGGTTATTTTCTCGCCATGATATCACGGTTTTGTCGGAGGTAAGCCTACCGAATAGACGGCGTGCTGACCTGATGGGAGTCGATGCCAAGGGCCAGATCGTGATCGTCGAGATAAAGGTCGCGCGCGGAGATTTGCTTGGCGACAATAAATGGACGGAATATTTGGATTTTTGTGATCGGTTCTATTGGGCTGTCCCAGGAGAATTAGACATCACACCACTAGAGCGTGCTGACTTTCTACCAGAGAGGGCGGGGTTAATCATAGCGGATGCTTATGATGCGGAAATGATCCGGCCAGCGGCTACTCATGCTCTCTCGCCAGCGCGCCGAAAGGCTGAGACGATGCGGCTGGCCCGGCGGTCAATGCAACGGCTGTCGATCGTCAATGGCTGGATTGATCCGGAGATGCGAGAGTTTTACTGA
- a CDS encoding SCO family protein yields the protein MNKFISALSATLLVSLVAGCNPASSDNSTAEAPLAGAKIGGSFTLTNQDGGKSSDTDFAGKYRIIYFGFTYCPDVCPIDLANLMNGLALAEKEDPALVEKIQPIFISIDPERDGPEQLKQYTDNFHPRLIGLTGSVEEIAAVAKKYLIIYNKRESPGFSEYLVDHSRQGYLFGPQGEPIALLPFDGTPQQVADEIKRWTR from the coding sequence ATGAACAAATTCATATCCGCTTTGTCAGCCACGCTTCTAGTGTCGCTCGTGGCAGGCTGCAACCCGGCTTCTTCTGACAATAGTACAGCCGAGGCTCCGCTCGCAGGTGCCAAGATTGGAGGAAGTTTTACCCTGACCAATCAAGATGGCGGGAAAAGCTCAGACACGGACTTTGCTGGAAAATATCGTATCATCTATTTTGGCTTCACCTATTGCCCTGACGTTTGTCCGATCGATCTTGCTAATTTGATGAACGGGCTTGCACTTGCGGAAAAGGAAGATCCGGCACTGGTAGAGAAAATTCAGCCGATATTTATCTCCATCGACCCAGAACGCGATGGGCCGGAACAGCTCAAGCAGTATACAGACAACTTCCACCCGCGTTTGATCGGACTAACAGGCAGTGTGGAAGAAATAGCTGCTGTCGCGAAGAAATATCTAATCATTTACAACAAGCGCGAAAGCCCCGGTTTTAGCGAGTATCTCGTAGACCATAGTCGGCAAGGATATTTGTTCGGACCGCAAGGCGAACCGATTGCCCTTCTTCCATTTGATGGCACGCCCCAGCAGGTGGCAGATGAAATCAAGCGGTGGACGCGATAG
- a CDS encoding YcgN family cysteine cluster protein, which yields MAEAPPFWEQPLETLDRAQWEALCDGCGKCCLLKAEDEDDGQIYMTNIACKMLDMQSAQCSDYRRRRYFVPDCVRLTRSKLETFSWLPDSCAYKMRARDLPLPEWHYLISGNRETIHETGNSIRGKVITEVEAGPIEQHILDEPL from the coding sequence ATAGCTGAGGCCCCTCCTTTCTGGGAACAGCCTCTGGAGACGCTGGATCGTGCACAATGGGAAGCATTGTGCGATGGCTGCGGAAAATGCTGTTTGCTGAAAGCGGAAGATGAGGATGATGGTCAGATTTACATGACCAATATTGCTTGCAAGATGCTAGACATGCAGAGCGCGCAGTGCAGCGATTATCGCCGCCGCCGCTATTTTGTGCCAGATTGTGTCCGGTTGACGCGAAGCAAGCTTGAAACATTTTCCTGGTTACCCGATAGCTGTGCCTATAAAATGCGCGCCAGAGATCTGCCGCTTCCAGAATGGCACTATCTGATTTCCGGCAATCGCGAGACGATTCACGAAACCGGGAATTCCATTCGCGGCAAGGTTATCACGGAGGTTGAAGCTGGGCCGATTGAACAGCATATTCTCGATGAACCGCTCTAG
- a CDS encoding DUF1491 family protein — protein MIEPRLSAEMIVQSLLRRVNQNGGFGVVLRKGDRISGAILIICLEKGKDPRLLEKMPSLDGPSTWQVIWPQDTEKKQDLDEYLERRTGFDPDLWLIELDVPDAERLTAEIT, from the coding sequence ATGATCGAACCGCGGCTGTCTGCGGAAATGATCGTGCAGTCTTTGCTGCGTAGGGTGAATCAAAATGGCGGTTTTGGCGTTGTCCTTCGCAAGGGCGATCGCATCTCCGGTGCAATCCTCATAATATGCCTCGAAAAAGGTAAAGATCCGCGGCTTTTAGAGAAAATGCCGAGTCTCGATGGCCCGTCGACATGGCAAGTTATTTGGCCACAAGATACTGAAAAAAAACAAGATTTAGATGAATATCTGGAGCGTAGAACTGGATTTGATCCGGACTTATGGTTAATTGAACTGGACGTCCCGGATGCGGAACGGCTCACCGCTGAAATAACCTGA
- a CDS encoding DUF4402 domain-containing protein has product MICVKYRSVLPVLMLFLAVLVFLPDSAAAQCRLCAAQTDSASSSGSPGATEIPLRIEITANLDFSRLALLNRTGGEVELDPDSRQRRFSGGLTDLGGLSLHGEGRLTGEPGRLVRVQLPERITLSAPNGSTADLVKLDTDLPAQARLDRDGRLTFSFGGKLRVTGSASGQFRGRIAITATYE; this is encoded by the coding sequence ATGATATGCGTAAAATATCGATCGGTTCTGCCGGTTCTGATGCTGTTTCTCGCGGTTTTGGTATTTCTGCCTGACAGCGCAGCGGCTCAGTGTCGTTTGTGCGCGGCTCAGACAGATAGCGCTTCGTCTTCCGGTTCGCCGGGCGCGACCGAGATACCGCTCAGAATCGAAATCACCGCTAATCTTGATTTTTCGCGGCTGGCCTTGCTCAATCGGACGGGCGGAGAAGTGGAGCTCGATCCCGATTCCCGGCAGCGACGGTTCAGTGGCGGCCTGACTGATCTGGGCGGTTTGTCGCTTCATGGCGAGGGCCGACTGACTGGTGAACCGGGGCGGTTGGTGCGGGTGCAGTTGCCTGAGCGTATCACCTTAAGCGCGCCCAATGGTTCGACGGCTGATTTGGTCAAGCTCGACACGGATCTACCCGCGCAGGCGCGGCTTGATCGGGACGGACGGCTGACATTCTCCTTTGGTGGCAAGCTGCGCGTTACGGGTAGTGCCAGCGGTCAGTTCCGCGGCCGGATTGCCATTACCGCAACCTATGAATGA
- a CDS encoding cell wall hydrolase: MTDVSFALEAENDTPEAEIVVDPAMLDNDNNTPGFETVIFGEQQEVVAKIPEEVVEADRLANEEQAGAETVDFTNNGAGSLRELVKQQSVDGSLSKEMQCLAGTVYFESKGETLAGQLAVARVVMARAASPRFPNSLCGVVYQRKQFSFIRNGKMPRIDKGHRHWRNAVAIAKIAMNDGWKSPVEGALFFHARYVSPGWRLKRMATIDNHIFYR; this comes from the coding sequence GTGACCGATGTATCATTTGCTTTGGAAGCGGAGAATGATACTCCAGAAGCAGAAATTGTTGTCGATCCTGCGATGCTGGATAACGACAATAACACCCCGGGTTTTGAAACCGTTATATTTGGCGAGCAGCAGGAAGTTGTGGCCAAAATTCCAGAAGAAGTCGTCGAAGCTGACCGCTTGGCTAATGAAGAGCAAGCGGGAGCCGAAACTGTTGATTTCACCAATAATGGCGCTGGATCTTTGCGTGAACTGGTCAAGCAGCAATCGGTTGACGGATCCCTGAGCAAAGAGATGCAGTGCCTTGCGGGAACTGTGTATTTTGAATCCAAGGGTGAAACATTGGCAGGCCAATTGGCCGTAGCACGCGTTGTTATGGCACGCGCTGCTTCTCCACGTTTCCCCAACAGCCTGTGCGGCGTTGTGTATCAGCGCAAACAGTTTTCTTTCATTCGCAACGGTAAAATGCCGCGCATTGACAAGGGGCATCGCCATTGGCGTAACGCGGTTGCGATTGCCAAAATCGCTATGAATGATGGTTGGAAAAGCCCTGTTGAAGGCGCCCTGTTCTTCCATGCCCGTTATGTTTCGCCAGGTTGGCGGCTTAAGCGCATGGCCACGATAGATAATCATATTTTCTATCGTTGA
- a CDS encoding transglycosylase domain-containing protein, producing MARGKKRSKQSGPVKKWFFRIVKTGLVVGLLGFIALVVAVTVIRSSLPGYEDLKSSPNGQMIRVLDVNGRELFSMGPSYGQWLDYEDIPQVMIDAMVAVEDRRYESHLGVDPIGIARSVKVRLERGHWAQGGSTITQQLARNIFLNNSRTFGRKGREMLLALALERKFSKKQILELYLNKVYYGGGAYGIDAASRRFFAHSASELSLAEAAIIAGLVKAPSRYSPTADAQAAIDRATVVLRVMQDAGAITAAQAAETKPTAVEMAPEPRQNSVRYFTDWALPQLDLLIDETVEPIEVWTTLDLGMQRAATNAIQTGVPAGVQGALVAIDRDGAVRAMVGGTDYVTSNYNRATQAVRQPGSAWKAFVYMAALEAGYSPNDMVTDQPIKIGNWTPRNSGGNYAGDITLRSAFAYSKNTVAAAIGNDIGTTTVANMARRFGISTPIDVYPSMVLGTSDVRLLEMTRAFASINAKGIAITPYAITKVTTMKGDVLYKSKFDGSRVLVDPWVAAGITDLMQTAVATGTGRAAQIGRPVAGKTGTTSSNKDGWFLGFSSGLTTGVWMGRDDAKAVRGLQGGRAPASAFAAFMKVAVAKRKVEKFETDLVLPDWQLEPDEEEFYGAPEDGIYVDENGMPIETGEGLEYDLEDGEAADSPPQLDQGWIDSVLGRGDDQASATDSRPSEDDSPSDRPQDPERPNAPVSILPKPADE from the coding sequence ATGGCGCGGGGCAAAAAACGCAGCAAACAGTCGGGACCAGTTAAAAAATGGTTCTTCCGGATAGTCAAAACCGGATTGGTCGTTGGCCTATTGGGCTTTATCGCGCTCGTCGTCGCGGTGACCGTTATTCGTTCATCCTTGCCAGGATATGAGGATCTGAAATCCTCCCCTAATGGCCAGATGATCCGGGTGCTTGACGTTAATGGTCGCGAACTGTTTTCCATGGGCCCCAGCTATGGCCAGTGGCTGGATTACGAAGATATCCCGCAAGTGATGATTGACGCGATGGTGGCGGTGGAAGACCGGCGCTATGAAAGCCATTTGGGTGTCGATCCCATCGGCATAGCCCGGTCGGTGAAGGTCCGTCTGGAACGCGGACACTGGGCCCAGGGCGGCTCCACCATCACGCAGCAATTGGCCCGGAATATCTTCCTCAACAACAGCCGGACTTTTGGCCGCAAAGGGCGCGAGATGTTGCTGGCCCTGGCGCTCGAACGCAAATTTTCCAAAAAACAGATTTTGGAACTCTACCTGAACAAGGTCTATTATGGCGGCGGTGCCTATGGCATTGATGCAGCATCTCGCCGGTTTTTTGCCCATAGTGCCAGCGAGTTAAGTCTAGCAGAAGCCGCAATTATCGCTGGATTGGTCAAGGCACCATCACGCTATTCACCGACGGCCGATGCACAGGCCGCAATCGATCGGGCCACCGTCGTCTTGCGGGTCATGCAGGATGCCGGCGCGATTACTGCGGCACAAGCGGCGGAGACCAAACCAACCGCCGTCGAAATGGCACCGGAACCGCGGCAGAATAGTGTGCGCTATTTTACCGACTGGGCATTGCCGCAACTGGATCTGTTGATCGACGAAACAGTCGAGCCGATTGAAGTATGGACCACATTGGATCTTGGCATGCAGCGGGCAGCGACCAATGCCATCCAAACTGGCGTTCCAGCCGGCGTGCAGGGTGCCCTTGTCGCTATTGATCGCGACGGAGCCGTGCGTGCCATGGTGGGCGGAACCGATTATGTTACATCCAATTATAACCGTGCAACACAAGCTGTGCGCCAGCCGGGATCTGCCTGGAAAGCCTTTGTCTATATGGCGGCGTTGGAGGCTGGCTATTCGCCCAATGACATGGTCACGGACCAACCGATCAAGATCGGCAACTGGACACCGCGCAACAGCGGCGGGAACTATGCGGGAGACATTACCCTGCGTAGCGCTTTCGCCTATTCCAAAAATACGGTGGCGGCGGCCATAGGCAATGATATCGGCACGACGACGGTCGCCAACATGGCTCGGCGCTTTGGGATCAGCACGCCCATTGATGTCTATCCGTCCATGGTGCTGGGGACGTCCGACGTCCGATTGCTTGAAATGACCCGGGCTTTTGCGTCGATCAATGCGAAGGGCATTGCCATCACGCCCTATGCCATTACCAAAGTCACCACCATGAAAGGCGACGTGCTCTACAAGAGCAAGTTTGATGGCAGCCGGGTGCTGGTCGATCCCTGGGTCGCCGCTGGAATCACCGATCTGATGCAAACAGCGGTTGCAACCGGAACCGGCCGCGCAGCACAAATTGGTCGTCCCGTAGCCGGAAAGACGGGGACTACCAGCAGCAATAAAGATGGCTGGTTTCTTGGGTTTTCAAGTGGTTTGACGACAGGTGTCTGGATGGGCCGTGATGATGCCAAGGCGGTGCGCGGGCTGCAAGGAGGGCGTGCGCCTGCGTCTGCCTTTGCTGCCTTTATGAAAGTGGCAGTGGCCAAGCGGAAAGTGGAGAAATTCGAAACCGATCTGGTCTTGCCCGACTGGCAGCTGGAACCGGATGAGGAAGAATTTTACGGCGCTCCGGAAGACGGAATCTATGTCGATGAAAATGGCATGCCGATAGAAACCGGCGAAGGACTGGAATATGATCTGGAAGATGGCGAGGCAGCGGACAGTCCTCCGCAGCTTGATCAGGGGTGGATAGATTCGGTGCTGGGCCGCGGTGATGATCAGGCTTCTGCTACCGATTCCCGGCCAAGCGAAGATGATTCACCATCTGATAGACCACAAGATCCCGAAAGACCCAATGCGCCCGTGTCTATTCTGCCGAAACCGGCCGACGAATAA
- the holA gene encoding DNA polymerase III subunit delta, with the protein MKVKDNEIVRRFHAAPDAIRLAVLCGPNATRCQALANELAAPLAESAERIDLTIADLTESAARLNDEATSASLFGDKRFIMVRLNSGEAVRAAAAIENLLESETKGDPVFIVAAGMADKTALAKKIAAAPDALIATCYETTQGDAVSAISGMAREEGVQISRDMAAAIAALTSNDLVLAKLEMEKIALYLDATPDNPQTAEIELLSLLGAENDEEDLGLLINAAIGGDTKKLTQELAAVSTTGFSEVGLIRLMLRHLTKLAELRSKADQGSNIGKLVNHPSVFWKDRDNYARQLNIWPSAHIARLIERIMALEVALKSSGQPEHVLVEQELLTIARKAAQARKSAGLR; encoded by the coding sequence GTGAAAGTCAAAGATAATGAGATTGTGCGCCGCTTTCACGCCGCCCCTGATGCGATCAGGCTCGCCGTCCTATGCGGTCCGAACGCAACCCGCTGTCAGGCTTTGGCCAATGAACTGGCTGCTCCGCTGGCTGAATCGGCGGAACGCATTGACCTGACCATTGCGGATCTGACCGAAAGCGCGGCGCGACTAAATGATGAAGCGACATCAGCTTCCTTATTCGGCGATAAACGTTTCATCATGGTCCGGCTCAACAGCGGGGAGGCAGTAAGAGCTGCGGCCGCTATAGAGAATCTGCTGGAAAGCGAAACCAAAGGCGATCCGGTGTTCATCGTCGCAGCTGGCATGGCGGACAAAACGGCCTTGGCCAAAAAAATCGCCGCGGCGCCCGACGCACTAATCGCTACATGTTATGAAACCACACAAGGGGACGCAGTTTCGGCCATATCCGGGATGGCGCGGGAAGAAGGTGTGCAAATTTCACGCGATATGGCTGCCGCCATTGCCGCGCTGACCAGCAATGATCTTGTTCTGGCGAAGCTCGAGATGGAAAAAATCGCCCTTTATCTTGATGCCACGCCTGATAATCCGCAAACGGCGGAGATCGAGCTGCTCAGCCTGCTTGGCGCAGAAAATGACGAGGAAGACCTTGGTCTGCTGATCAATGCGGCGATAGGCGGTGATACCAAGAAACTGACACAGGAGCTAGCGGCCGTCAGCACGACCGGCTTTAGCGAGGTCGGCCTCATCCGGCTGATGCTGCGTCATTTGACCAAGCTGGCAGAGCTGCGCAGCAAGGCGGATCAAGGGTCCAATATCGGCAAATTGGTCAACCATCCCAGTGTGTTCTGGAAAGATCGCGACAATTATGCGCGTCAGCTCAATATCTGGCCGTCTGCACATATCGCGCGGCTGATTGAACGGATCATGGCGCTGGAAGTTGCCTTGAAAAGCAGTGGTCAGCCGGAACATGTGCTGGTCGAGCAGGAATTGCTGACCATCGCCCGCAAGGCCGCTCAGGCCAGGAAAAGTGCCGGTCTTCGGTAG
- a CDS encoding M48 family metallopeptidase: MNRSSARSVATDQDEVEIELDGEYYPLRVRKLAQSRSIAVSADTVKGEVRLTMPLHANTAHALRFAQSKSDWLAERFAEALPPVPIVNGTELAFAGESHIVRWSRDFSRKPQKVDGEIQVGGPEDRIEARVINWMKDQARTLYADDLAYYCGRAETDLPALSIGDARRRWGSCSGRKAIRLSWRLVMAPPMVRRSVVAHEVAHLRHMNHSPTFYALLDDIFEGERRDADRWLKQHGPALHLIGAPAR; encoded by the coding sequence ATGAACCGCTCTAGCGCCAGATCTGTTGCGACAGATCAGGATGAAGTGGAAATAGAGCTTGATGGCGAATATTATCCCCTGCGTGTTCGCAAACTGGCGCAGTCGCGTTCCATTGCGGTGTCAGCGGACACGGTAAAAGGCGAAGTGCGCCTTACCATGCCGCTACATGCTAATACTGCGCATGCCTTGCGTTTTGCCCAGTCCAAATCCGATTGGCTGGCGGAGCGTTTCGCCGAAGCCTTACCGCCGGTTCCTATCGTAAATGGCACTGAACTGGCGTTTGCGGGAGAAAGCCACATTGTTCGCTGGTCGCGTGATTTCAGCCGAAAGCCGCAAAAAGTAGACGGCGAGATTCAGGTTGGCGGCCCGGAAGACAGGATTGAAGCACGTGTGATCAACTGGATGAAGGATCAGGCGCGCACCCTTTATGCGGATGATCTGGCTTATTATTGTGGTCGTGCAGAAACGGATTTGCCGGCATTATCCATTGGCGATGCCCGGCGGCGCTGGGGAAGCTGTTCCGGGCGTAAAGCGATCAGACTGAGTTGGCGGCTCGTTATGGCCCCGCCGATGGTGCGCCGGTCTGTGGTTGCGCATGAAGTGGCCCATTTGCGTCATATGAACCACAGCCCGACTTTCTATGCGTTGCTCGACGACATATTCGAAGGGGAACGACGGGATGCGGATCGCTGGCTCAAGCAACATGGGCCAGCGCTGCATTTAATCGGTGCCCCTGCCCGCTGA